One Phaseolus vulgaris cultivar G19833 chromosome 11, P. vulgaris v2.0, whole genome shotgun sequence genomic window carries:
- the LOC137825766 gene encoding uncharacterized protein isoform X2 — protein sequence MDAIGSGCWGLWKWNPLPQSRRRRVRRNSGSAGATGGGGYRFPVKQAVTAASLALTGDTIAQLSHRWTKAKEGGDNLSQDELWSHLSDHDWLRALRMASYGFLWYGPGSYAWYQCLDHFLPKPTVQNLMLKVLLNQIVLGPCVIGVVFAWNNLWQRRLSELPEKYRRDALPALLYGFRFWIPVSVLNFWNL from the exons ATGGACGCTATTGGGAGTGGGTGTTGGGGGTTGTGGAAGTGGAATCCGCTACCGCAGTCTCGACGGCGTCGTGTACGCCGCAATTCGGGTTCGGCGGGTGCAACCGGCGGAGGTGGTTACCGGTTTCCGGTTAAGCAAGCGGTTACCGCCGCCTCCCTCGCCCTCACCGGCGACACAATCGCTCAGCTTAGCCACCGTTGGACGAAAGCGAAGGAGGGTGGTGACAATTTGTCTCAG GATGAACTGTGGAGCCACCTTTCAGACCATGATTGGCTACGAGCCCTTCGAATGGCTTCCTATGGATTCCTTTGGTATGGTCCTGGTTCTTATGCCTGGTACCAGTGTCTTGACCACTTTCTCCCCAAACCAACGGTACAGAACCTAATGTTAAAG GTTTTACTAAACCAGATTGTGTTAGGTCCATGTGTCATTGGTGTTGTTTTTGCATGGAACAATTTATGGCAACGGAGACTCTCTGAGCTTCCAGAAAAATACAGAAGAGATGCTCTTCCAGCATTACTTTATG GTTTTAGATTCTGGATCCCTGTCAGTGTATTAAATTTCTG
- the LOC137825759 gene encoding putative pentatricopeptide repeat-containing protein At1g10330, producing MSCSGGFLLQLTQRCKKHPKQMMQIHSLIVTNGHLLHYPNAPLSDQWMPTLLYNALISAYHTHKHKVLLFTYMLANQAPPNSHTFSPLLKSSPLPLGTTFHSQTLKRGLLSDPFILTSLLALYARNQLLPHAHRVFEEFPMVCIVACNAMLNAFSINGHMEAAVAFFERMPQKDVYSWTTVVNGFALNGNFGASIRFFGKMMSHGDVVRGLVKPNEATCASVLSSCANLDGRVALDCGKQVHGYVLMNEAKLGVNVGTSLINLYGKMGRLSNAEKVFRQMVVRKVCTWNAMISSLACHGREKEALDMFEKMKLHGLKPSSITLVAVLTACARGNFVREGLELFRSMWQDFGIEPIMKHYGCVVDLLGRAGHVEEAAEIIRNMPFKPDASVLGAFLGACRIHGAIELGEEIGKKMLKLQRQHCGQYVLLSSMNAEKERWDHAADLRREIMEAGIHEIPAYSMVDLT from the coding sequence ATGAGTTGCTCAGGTGGTTTTTTGTTGCAACTAACACAAAGGTGCAAGAAGCATCCGAAACAAATGATGCAAATTCATTCTCTTATAGTCACTAATGGCCACCTCCTTCATTATCCAAATGCTCCACTAAGTGATCAATGGATGCCTACTCTTCTCTACAATGCTCTCATCAGTGCCTATCATACACACAAACACAAGGTTCTTCTTTTCACTTATATGCTTGCAAACCAAGCTCCACCCAACAGTCACACTTTCTCTCCCCTTCTCAAATCTTCCCCTCTTCCTTTGGGCACTACCTTTCACTCACAAACCCTCAAGCGTGGCCTTTTGTCTGATCCCTTCATTCTCACCTCTCTCCTTGCCCTCTATGCAAGAAACCAGCTCCTTCCTCATGCACACAGGGTGTTTGAAGAATTTCCTATGGTTTGCATTGTTGCGTGCAATGCCATGCTCAATGCTTTTTCCATAAATGGGCACATGGAGGCTGCTGTGGCATTCTTTGAACGCATGCCCCAAAAGGATGTTTACTCATGGACAACTGTTGTGAATGGTTTTGCTTTGAATGGGAATTTTGGTGCCTCAATTCGGTTTTTCGGGAAGATGATGAGTCACGGGGACGTGGTGCGTGGTTTGGTGAAGCCTAATGAGGCTACTTGTGCTAGTGTGCTCTCTTCTTGTGCCAATTTAGACGGTAGAGTGGCTCTTGATTGTGGAAAGCAAGTTCATGGATATGTACTGATGAATGAGGCCAAGTTAGGAGTAAATGTGGGAACTTCGTTGATAAATCTTTATGGGAAGATGGGGCGCTTGAGTAATGCTGAGAAGGTTTTCAGACAAATGGTAGTCAGAAAGGTATGTACTTGGAATGCAATGATTTCTTCGTTGGCTTGCCATGGTAGAGAGAAGGAGGCTCTGGACATGTTTGAGAAGATGAAGCTTCATGGGTTGAAACCAAGCAGCATTACTCTTGTTGCAGTTCTTACAGCATGTGCTCGTGGAAATTTTGTCAGGGAAGGATTGGAGTTATTTCGATCAATGTGGCAGGACTTTGGAATAGAGCCAATAATGAAGCACTATGGATGTGTGGTTGATCTTTTGGGTAGAGCAGGACATGTTGAAGAAGCAGCTGAGATCATAAGAAATATGCCTTTTAAGCCTGATGCATCTGTTTTGGGAGCCTTCTTGGGTGCGTGCAGGATTCATGGAGCTATAGAACTAGGAGaagaaataggaaaaaaaatgctTAAATTGCAGAGACAACACTGTGGCCAATATGTGCTATTGTCAAGCATGAATGCGGAAAAGGAAAGATGGGATCATGCTGCTGATCTGAGGAGGGAAATAATGGAGGCTGGAATTCACGAAATTCCTGCATACAGTATGGTTGACTTGACATAA